The sequence GTTGTCGCAGACGAGCTGGGCATGCGTATGGAGGATGTTATCTACAGGGCTCAGACAGACGTGGGGTTCTTTGCCATGACGCCCGACTCTTCCACCAACATGTCTGTAAACGGCTCTGCCATCCGCAATGCAGCCCGGATATTGAAACAGCAGATTCTGGAGGCGGCCACGAAACCTCGGGGAGAAGGGCAGCGGGGCAGCTTTGAGCCGGCGTTCCCCGGGCGGGCAGCCGATGATCTCGACATCAAGGAAAGCGTGATCTTCGTCAAATCAGAGCCGTCCCTAAGAATGAGCCTCGCCGAATTCGCCGGTACGGCAGGCGTTGCCGGGCCGGTAAGCCGTGAAGAACTGGGCGGTGCTGGTCGCGCCATGTGGACGCCACCACTCTTCGCTCACAGCTTCCACGTCCAGGTGGGCGCGTATTCTCACACACGGCCAAGGCTGTGCAGGCAGACCCATTTCATGGAAGTGGAGGTCGATACGGAAACCGGCGCCGTTGAGGTGACGAAAGTGGTCAATGTGAATGACGTGGGCAAGGTGGTAAGCTGGGAAACCTGTGAGGGTCAGCAGTACGGTGGAACCATCATGGGAGTAAGCAGAGGTCTGACAGAAGAGGTGGTGTATGATCCCGCAACCGGCGTCATGCTCAACGGGAACCTGCTCGACTACAAGATAGCAACCATGCGCGACGTCGGCCGGATAGATACCATAGCAGTGGAGACAGGCATGGGCTATGGACCCTACGGACTCGTTGGTATCGGCGAAGACGTGGCTACCGTGATACCGGCACTTCTCGGCCCCGCGGTACACAACGCATTAGGTGTGTGGGTCGACGATTTCCCGATCACACCGGCGAAGGTTCTCAAGGCACTGGGAAAAGCGTAGCATGAGGGTCCACGTCAAAGTGCATGCATACCTGCGCCAGACCATCGCCGCTCCGAAGACCCTTGTCGGTGGAGAATCGTGGGATGTGGCAGAGGGAACCACTGCTGCTCAAATTGCAGAAATGCTCGGGGTACCGGGAGGGTTCCCCGTGCTCATCACGGTAAATGGCGCTTCATGCCACGATCCGGCGCGCACTCTGCTCAAGCAAGAAGATAGTCTCGTTTTATCACCCGTAATAGCCGGGGGGTAATAGTTGCACATGAACACGAAAGAAGACGCATTGACATACCCATTCAAACAGGCCACAATGTCATGACAAACAGGAGATCTGGTGATGGGCATTATTGAACAGGACCGGGAGCGCTACAGAAAAATATTCGGCGAGAGAGACAAACAGAAGGACCACTGGGTCTATAGCATCTGCTCGCTCTGCTACGGTGAGTGTTCGATTCGCGTGAGGGTGCTGGACGGGAAACCCGTGGCTATCGAGGGCGTGCCTGAAAGCGACCGCGGTGCGCAGGGAAGAATCTGCGCCAAAGGTGTCACCGGTCTCATGGACTGGTACAACCCGAACAGAATCCTCTACCCGGTCAAAAGGACAAACCCCAAAAAAGGTCTTCGTGAAGATCCTGGCTGGGAGCGCATCACCTGGGAAGAGGCTCTCGATACGGTGACGGACAAACTTGTTGCTGCGCGAAAAAAAGATCCAAGGAGAACTTTTTTCGCAATGACTCCCGGACCCACGGGCGGCATGAGATCGAATGTTACCTTCACGCGCTTTTTCCCGGCATACGGCACCATGAGCCATGCTTCAGGCGGTCCCAGCGTCATGTGCGGCGCCAGTGCCCATCACATAGGTGCGCTGCACTATGCTGCGTGGGACATAGTCCCCGACTACCAGTACTGCAATTATGTGCTTCGGTGCGGTGGCAACGAGGGTTGGGGGGGCGGTCGCAATTCGAGCGCCAGCGTCAGGCTGGCAGCTGCTGCCCGCGAGCGCGGCATGAAAATGAAAGTCATGGACCCCCAGGGCTTCACCGTTGCCTCTAAGGGAGAGGAATGGATACCTGTACTCCCTGCAACTGATATTGCCGTCTTCCTTGCCATCGCCAATCTCATTGTGAATGAAATAAAAGTGTATGACAGGGAGTATATTCGGCACAAAACGAACGGCCCCTACCTGATCGGACCCGACATGCTCTATGTCCGCGATCTGCAGACGGGGAAACCTCTCCTTCTCGACGAGGCCGACAACAAGGTGAAGGCCTACGATGATCCCGGCTTGGTGTCTCCGGCCATTGAAGGGAAATATACGGCTGCAGGCGTGGAGTGCCGGCCGTCTTTCGCGCTCATCAGGGAGCATCTGAGGCAGTATAATCCTGAATGGGCATCAGAGATAAGTACGGTGCCGGCGGCTACCATACGGCGATTAGCGCGCGAGCTTGTTGAGGAGGCGAGAATAGGAAGCGTCATAGAGATCGATGGCGTAAAGGTTCCATACAGGCCCGCCTGCGTTGTGGGATACAAAGGACTGCAAACCCATCAAAACTCGTATCACCAGTACTCAGCCATGCATCTCATCAACGTGCTGCTCGGTAACCAGGACGTCTGCGGAGGCATCCTGGGTTCCGGCACACCGAGGAGTTTGGGCTATCCCGGCACAGGACGATTCAACTTCACAGCTTACGGCGGTTTTGAAGGCATGCTCACCGCCGGCGCGTGGCCGGTGGGATGGAATGTGTGGCCTCCCAGGAAGGTTGAGGACCCCGGTAATCGCATCAACTTTCAGGACGTCCTTTCCCACTCCGGATCGAACATTTACCCGTACGCCGAGGATTGGGAGGAATTGTGGCAGAGAGCGGGTAACGCCTTCCAGCCTGAGGTCTTTTTCACCTACGGCGCAAACGTCGTTATGAATATCATCAGGCCCGAAGCCGCAGAAAAATTTCTCAAGAAAATTCCCTTCGCCGTCGGGTTGCAACCATTTCACAACGAGACCACTGAAGGCTTTTGCGACATCGTGCTGCCCGAATGCCATTACCTCGAGACGCTGGACATCACATGCGGGTTCGGCGTCACTTACAATTATCCGACGGGAATGGACAAATGGAGTTTTCATCTGAGGCTGCCTGTCACTGAGCCAAGAGGCGAGGCCCGCGACGTCCAGGACGTGATGAATGATCTGGCCGACCGTATCGGCATTCGGCCCCAGTACAACAGTGTGCTCGATGATTTTTACACATTCAGGAAAGCCCGGCCCCCGGAAAGTAATGGTCAGATCCCTCGCATTCTGGAGCCCGACGAGCACGTATCGAATCCGGAACTTGTCGACAGGATACTCAAATACCATTTCGGCAGCGAGCACGATCTTGCGTGGTTCAGGGATCACAGCCTCATAACGTGGTACAAAAAGCCCGAAGAGGCTTATTGGCGCTGGTTCATCAACGCCCGTGTGCCCATGTATCATGAAGCGGTGGAAGCAGACAGAGAAGAAATAAAGAAGAAGGCTGAGAAAATCGGTTTTCAGTTGAACTGGGGTTATTTCACCGGTATGACCAGTTATTTCCCGTCGGTCATCTATACCGAGCTGCCTGAGGATTCCGAGTACGACCTGCTCATCATCTCTCAGCGCGATCCCCTCATGACGTACCGCTTTACCGCGCACAACCCTTATATCAATGGCGCGGCCCAGCTCAATCCCTACACGTACAACATAGCCATGAATGTGGAAACAGCGAAGAGAAAAGGTATCAAAGATGGTGACACCATCTGTCTTGAGAATCGCTTCGGCGACACACAGACCGGACGAGTGAAATTAACCGAGCTGATACATCCGAGGGTGGTTGCTGCGGTCGGCCTCGGAAGCTGGGCCAAGGGCAGGCCCATCGCCAAAGGAAAAGGAATAAATCCTAATGCCCTTCTCCGCCATGACCAGCGCCATTTCTGTCCCATATCAGGGGCAGCCGAGCCGACAGCAAGAGTCAAAGCATACCGGAAATAGATTCCCACGGGCAGGCGCTGCTATCAGTTCGATTTTCCTTGACTCGGTTACCCGATTGTGTAATTTTTGCCTGACACACGCCTCAAAAAAACTGAATCGGGGGTCCGTATGAAGGCGAGAAAAGCATGGTATGGCTTCTGCTTGGTGGCTCTTTCGATCATGGTACTCTGTGCAGCGGCTCACGGCGCGGAACCGGCCAAAAAGGCAACCAAAACAGCTATACTGAAAATAGGCGCCTCAGCCCCCTTGAGCGGAATTATGTCGCCGTGGGGAATCCCCGAAACGGAAATAGCCTCACTTTATATCGATGCCCTGAATGAAGACGGGGGCATTGTCGTAGGAGATACCGCGTATAAACTGGTCTTCGTAAAATCGGACGACAAGGCCACCCCCGACGGTATAAAGGCATCGGGCGACCGGCTTATTCACACTGAAAAAGTCAACGTGGTGGTCGGGGGCTGGATGATGCCGATAGCGACAGTGATGGGCCGTGAGGGCGCGGCGGCCAACATACCGGTCATCCACGCGGTGAGAGAAGCGCCCGGTTTCGAAGTGGTAACCCCTAAAGCGCCGGCCATGTTCGATCTTTGTTGGCCTCAGCTTCAAACCATGGACACGTATATTCCTGCGCTGAAGAAGGGTGCACTGCCGAACATCAAGACGTACGCACTCATAAGCAAGGACGACACGTACGGCCGCTCCATGATGCAGTCGATACTCAACCTGAAGCAGGAATGGCAGAACAAATACGGCCTCGAGCTGGTGTACGATTCCATATTTCCTATAACGGCCCAGGATATGACACCGTGGCTCTCAAAGATCGCCGCCTTGCCCAAGAAGGCGGATTTGATCTTCGCTGTATCTGCTACTGCCCCCAATATGGCGATGATAGCAAAGCAGTCGTATGAGATGGGCCTCAAGGTGCCTGTTATTACGGTTCCCAATTTGACCGACGTGAATGAATTCATCAAGATTACGGGCTACGAGGCTGCGCAGTATGTCTACACGTCAGGATGCGGCCCCTGGGATTACCCGAAGACTTCGCCCAAGTTCAAAGAGATGTCGCTGCGCGTCCGCAAGATGTATAAAGATAAACACGGCACGGAATTCAATTTCGGCGACGCATTCGGCTGGTTTGCCAACCAGGTGGCAGCCTATGTGACGGCCATCAAACTCGCAAACAGCGTCAAGACCGAGGACATTGTCAGGGCGCTGGAGACCAAACCTATAGAACATTTCTACGGGACGAGCACAGCCAGCGGCGAAAAGACCTACGGTATCAAACGTATCCTCAATTATGCCGTGATGATATCGAAGATAACCGGCCGCGAGCAGAAGCCTGTTGCGACGGTTCCCAGCTGGCCGGTGCCGTAACAGGAAGATACAGGTTAGGTAAGAACTGAAACAAAGGTTGAGAAAAGTGCAGGAGCGAAGGTTTAAGAAAGAGCAGAACTGTAAGTAATCTTCTTAGGTTCGCGTTTGTCTTTACCTCAACCTGCTTCATCTTTTTCCTAGCCCTAACCTCAACCTCACGTGCGCTTTTAAGGTAATACTGTGCTTGATATTTTCATATTCTGGATCACTCTCTCGTTGAATTACGTGCTCCTGGCCACAGGTCTCACACTCACGATCAGCGTCATGCGTGTGGTGAATATGGCCCACGGGAATTTCTACATGGCCGGCGCCTACGCTTTTCTCGTCTTCTCGGAGAAGGCGCACATGCCGTA comes from Syntrophorhabdales bacterium and encodes:
- a CDS encoding molybdopterin cofactor-binding domain-containing protein yields the protein MDVSRREDFYGGEMDEGMYRFTVGATKDGTILAVKGHAQLSNQYFPVFGFTTHFLENTKIPNVYGRLQALQVNKGVNVPTRCEQNPNCLSFTLVFDHIADALNLDPVDVALKNDGCHGHDMAWLETRKVEMGFSRKDSLKECVERGKLAIDWDSTWHAPGTKRLTNGRMHGIAFTWTHEWEDSAGSSEIAIRIERADGTATLLGMRCDNGVNAETSYCQVVADELGMRMEDVIYRAQTDVGFFAMTPDSSTNMSVNGSAIRNAARILKQQILEAATKPRGEGQRGSFEPAFPGRAADDLDIKESVIFVKSEPSLRMSLAEFAGTAGVAGPVSREELGGAGRAMWTPPLFAHSFHVQVGAYSHTRPRLCRQTHFMEVEVDTETGAVEVTKVVNVNDVGKVVSWETCEGQQYGGTIMGVSRGLTEEVVYDPATGVMLNGNLLDYKIATMRDVGRIDTIAVETGMGYGPYGLVGIGEDVATVIPALLGPAVHNALGVWVDDFPITPAKVLKALGKA
- a CDS encoding MoaD/ThiS family protein — translated: MRVHVKVHAYLRQTIAAPKTLVGGESWDVAEGTTAAQIAEMLGVPGGFPVLITVNGASCHDPARTLLKQEDSLVLSPVIAGG
- a CDS encoding molybdopterin-dependent oxidoreductase encodes the protein MGIIEQDRERYRKIFGERDKQKDHWVYSICSLCYGECSIRVRVLDGKPVAIEGVPESDRGAQGRICAKGVTGLMDWYNPNRILYPVKRTNPKKGLREDPGWERITWEEALDTVTDKLVAARKKDPRRTFFAMTPGPTGGMRSNVTFTRFFPAYGTMSHASGGPSVMCGASAHHIGALHYAAWDIVPDYQYCNYVLRCGGNEGWGGGRNSSASVRLAAAARERGMKMKVMDPQGFTVASKGEEWIPVLPATDIAVFLAIANLIVNEIKVYDREYIRHKTNGPYLIGPDMLYVRDLQTGKPLLLDEADNKVKAYDDPGLVSPAIEGKYTAAGVECRPSFALIREHLRQYNPEWASEISTVPAATIRRLARELVEEARIGSVIEIDGVKVPYRPACVVGYKGLQTHQNSYHQYSAMHLINVLLGNQDVCGGILGSGTPRSLGYPGTGRFNFTAYGGFEGMLTAGAWPVGWNVWPPRKVEDPGNRINFQDVLSHSGSNIYPYAEDWEELWQRAGNAFQPEVFFTYGANVVMNIIRPEAAEKFLKKIPFAVGLQPFHNETTEGFCDIVLPECHYLETLDITCGFGVTYNYPTGMDKWSFHLRLPVTEPRGEARDVQDVMNDLADRIGIRPQYNSVLDDFYTFRKARPPESNGQIPRILEPDEHVSNPELVDRILKYHFGSEHDLAWFRDHSLITWYKKPEEAYWRWFINARVPMYHEAVEADREEIKKKAEKIGFQLNWGYFTGMTSYFPSVIYTELPEDSEYDLLIISQRDPLMTYRFTAHNPYINGAAQLNPYTYNIAMNVETAKRKGIKDGDTICLENRFGDTQTGRVKLTELIHPRVVAAVGLGSWAKGRPIAKGKGINPNALLRHDQRHFCPISGAAEPTARVKAYRK
- a CDS encoding ABC transporter substrate-binding protein, which gives rise to MKARKAWYGFCLVALSIMVLCAAAHGAEPAKKATKTAILKIGASAPLSGIMSPWGIPETEIASLYIDALNEDGGIVVGDTAYKLVFVKSDDKATPDGIKASGDRLIHTEKVNVVVGGWMMPIATVMGREGAAANIPVIHAVREAPGFEVVTPKAPAMFDLCWPQLQTMDTYIPALKKGALPNIKTYALISKDDTYGRSMMQSILNLKQEWQNKYGLELVYDSIFPITAQDMTPWLSKIAALPKKADLIFAVSATAPNMAMIAKQSYEMGLKVPVITVPNLTDVNEFIKITGYEAAQYVYTSGCGPWDYPKTSPKFKEMSLRVRKMYKDKHGTEFNFGDAFGWFANQVAAYVTAIKLANSVKTEDIVRALETKPIEHFYGTSTASGEKTYGIKRILNYAVMISKITGREQKPVATVPSWPVP